The Bacteroides sp. AN502(2024) DNA segment TCCGTATGCATTACCACCTCCTCCGATAGCAGTACAATTTTCCGCTTTGGTGGTACCGGCGAAAATTATACCGCTATTGATAACAATACCATAACTGGCATCATCACCGGGAGGACTATCATGGTTACCGATGGCAGAACTCCAGTGATTAGACCAGTAGCCTTTTTCGCCATTTTCAAGACCGGAGTTACCATCCCCACCCATAAATCCATCCACATCCGCCACAGTCAACGAACCGGTTCCTTCAAAGATTATTTCGTTGCCATTGTTACTTTGATTATTGTAATGCACGGCTCCTACCCGGTTATCACCTACACTATTGATCGTTACTTTTGCATTAGTTACTCCACTTCCTGGGATAAACGAAATTCCGGCCTTATTACGATAATCCGGAGTCATTTCTCCTACATGATTGTCTCTATTCTCTTGATATATAGAATAGATATTGTCGATAGTCAAATCACAAGTCACCTTGCCGGTTATTTCTATCCGGTGACTCGTATATTCGCGTCCGACAGCTGTAACAAGCGCATTATTATCTTTATCCCAAGATTTGATTACCAAATCCACATTGGTATTGTTGGTTATAAAATCACTCCACGAACGACCGTCGGTATATTTGACTTCTTCATACTCGGGAGGGGTACAGACATCGCCTGTCCAAATTCCTTCTCTATTCTTTTCAGTCGATTGATAGACATAATAATGATTCCCGTCTTTATGGTCGCCGGTTACGTCTTTTAAGCCTCCGTCTTTATAGACTTTACCGGAATATTTGCCACCTCCTTTGATCGTCACATCGCTTAGCGCCAAATCGAAATAAATCGTTTCCGGAGCTTGTCCCTTATAAAACGTATAGGTAATAAGCTTGCCCGGTTCCCATCTCCATTTCTTTTCTTCCTCCCTTTCTTCATCACTGACAGGAACAACCGTACGATATTCTTTATCTTCACATGTCAAAACAATTTCTGCTCCACCAGGCAAATTTTGAGGCATCAGAATCATATACTCAACCTGATCCTTCTTAAGGGTCAATATATCATTGCTATCAAACAATTTGCCTTCATCTCCGAAACTGATCTTGTATGATGACTTATAAGATGCTTCCGAACCTTCATTAACCATCCATTTGTCATCCAAAAAATTATATGTTCCACTATTATACACGTTCCTAATCTCCACGGACTTCACCTTACATTTAAATCCCACCCTGAAACGAATGGCGGTAAGGGCGTGATTGAAAGTGAGAGGAATGGTCTTGTATTTATAATTCGGATCTGCCAGAGCCTGACTTATCCACCTCGCCACCAGAATATCTTTCTGACGGGCTATCAACTCAGGCACTATGTAATCGATAGTAGGCGGCGCAGTCGCAAAATCGAGCTTTATGCTATCCGGCTTTGCAGGATCCGGGGTCGTATTTGTCGATACGTAGGGCGCATACGCATAAACATTCAGATGCGGCTGGGTTATCGTTTTCCATAGAATGGTAGCATCCTTGGAAACAAGCTTGTTGCCGTCAAATTCACATTCGAGATTATTATCATCACCGGCAATAGGAGTTTTATCGTTTTCATCATTACCATATTGAAAACCGAGGACACCGGCACTACCACTGAGATGGTTTGTAAGCGTTCCCCGGGTGGCACCACTCTCCTCCCGCGTCGTCTGCAAAGCCCACTGTTCCTCGACAATTTCCAGATTCGAGACCGAACTGCGAGTAGCCGAAGATGTATTCTCCGACGCAAGATAGGTGGTAAATGCCAGACAATCGGAGGGAAAAGTCACGTAGCCATTCCCGTTCATCCCCATGTCATCAGTACAACCGATACAAGTGAACAATGCAGCAGCAACCGCCCCCAGGCTCCATCGCTTTATATAGTCAGGATATAGTTTCATCACGATTACAATTTTAGTCTAAATAAATATCTTCGTTTTGATTGCTCCACGAATTCAGCGTACCCACGCCATCAATCACATTGTGAGGTGTAAAATAGAGGGAAAACACAAAGCATTTTCCTTTTGCTTGACTCTCCTGAGTAACATTTGTAATTTTATCATCATGTTCTACGTCTATTAAATTCAAAGTCAATGGGATCGTTCTCTTTTCTACAACACCGCTTTTATTTTTAGTTTCTACCGTCACCTTATACTCCTTCTCCGGGCTGCAAAACACCGATCCGACCTCTTGAATTGATGTAGAAAGAAGTTTACTACTGTTCATCGCAGGTATAAGTTGTGGGCTTACATATTGACACGATCCATTTTTCAAATCGATCTGCACTTCAGAGTCGCTTGTTACATAAATTTGCTCTATCATCCCCCAGGCATCCACAGCATCGTGCGATGAGGCACAGATGTTTATCTTTATCCAAGTCAGCAAATGTTCATACTGCTGTGGCGGGAAATGCCGGTTCCAACTTCCTTCAATTTCCGAGGCGAACATCAAATCCTCCGCCCCGTTGATAGAGTGAGAAACGACCTTATTATCCGTTGTTTCCCAATTCAACTTAGGATATAATCCGATACAACAGACATTCGTATTATCGGTGGGATATTTGAGATTCTTATTGTCGTAAAACACATATTTCAATTGCGAACCGTCAAATTCCACCGTAGTATGAACCGGCAGATTGATCGAAGCATCCGGCTTGTTTTCATAATCACCATCATACTTTCGAAACCATACTGCCGCCTCGAAAGTTTTTCCCTCTTGAGGAAGATAAGGGACGGCTGTTACACCTGCACGACTGTTGATTTGAAGATCTCCCACGGTAACTCCCAATTGTATATTGCCGCTCAGATCAGCTTCGTCCGAAGCACTCTCCGAACATGCAGCCATCGTCAGAAAAACGAATCCAATATATACAAGACTTAACTTCTTCATAATCGATAAAATTAAGATGCATCAGAGTTTCCATCAGAAGTATTATTAGGGCTTAACACCCCATTACTGATACCTCCTAATTCCCAATCGTCCACTGATACAGTTACTACAATGTTATTACCCATTTTGAAATTCAGATTCAAGATAAATTGATAGTTCATCGTACTTCCCTCAAAACAGGTCGATTCACCTTTCTTTAAATCAACCGGCACTTCAACAGTGCGGTGCTCGGTTTCCACCAGCAATGTATATTCATTGGTTTTTACAACGTCCAGCTCTTCATGCTCGGTAGCAATCACCGGTGCGCAAAGCACGTATGCCACCTCCTCGAATTTGTCTTTGTACGGCAAGGGATAGCTTTCATTTTGAAACGCATTGTTTGTCCCGGTTTTATAGAAATCCAGGGTCACACCATCACCGGAAGAAAATGTAACGCAATTTTCCAAAGCGCCCGGATTGTAAACCGAACTGTACTCTTTACTCAAATCAATCGTCACCGTATTTCCATTGCTACTCTTCACTTTAAGGCTTTTGAGCTTTCCCCAGGCTTCCGAGACTATTTCACTATCGGCTTTCACCTTCACCCTTAACCAAGTGAGTAAATGTTTAAATTTGAACGTAGGCCATTTTTCTTTATCCACATTTCCGCCATATACCCCCTCTTCCTGAGGTGCAAACATCACATCTTCGGAGCCATTAAAAGTCTTACTTGCCGTTTCGCCTGCCGTAGCATTGTCGGTCCATCCGCCTTGGGGGTGCATTCCCACGAAATATACTGTTTTTGTTCCGCCAGCGTTATCTTTGGGATAGACAGCGGCATCCAGCAACTGTTCCGAACCGGCGGTGAATCTTGCCGTGGTATGTAAGGCAACAGTCCCGTTAGTCCCGTTCGCTCCATCCACATGCTCAAACTTTTTGGAAGTTGTCGATGCCCATACGGCCACTTCCAGCGGATTATCTTCATTGGGCTCTAACAAGGAAAAAGGTGCGCGGCTCAACAGGATGGTATTTTCCACTGTCGCACGCAAATAGATTCGTTGAGCCGAATCCGTACAGATATCCGCCTCTTCTTCCCGACAAGAGAAGAGGAAAATACTTAACCCACAGATGGCATAAAACATCTTTCTCATCTTATTCCACATCTATATTATGTTCATACCCCAATTTCCAGTCCTCTTCCACTTCCACATTGAAGTAGATTTCTTCTTGATTATCACCGTAACTGATAACGTAGGTGTATTTCTTACCCGCTTCCCATTTCCATTCTTTTCCTTCACTATTACTGAAAGTAAATGTTTTCTCAATAGCGGTTTCCGTTAGATTCGTCTTATCAGCTGCACGGGTAGCAGACAAAGTAAGCCTTACTCCATTTAAATCCTGAGGCATCACGATGAACCAATCTGACAAATTCGTATTATAGTTTATATCATTGGGGATTCTTTTTTCGATTAGTGCCGTATATTCTCCGGCACCGCCCGTGTACTTCCACTTGCCGTTTGGCTCCGGCTTTGTAGAGAATGTGCCGTTCAAATGTATATCACTGAATTTAATATTATGAACCGTCATTCGGTAAGAGCCGCCCTTCAATTTAAAATTGATTAATGCAAAAGGGTGTTTAAACCGCAATGTCAGAGGATCATATTGTTTCGTTTCAGAGTTATACTGTCCCTGTTTCGTTTTTCCTGATTCGTATGCGTAAATAAATTCTTGAATTTCGGTGGCATCACTGGCAGAACCAGGCAAAGCACACTCAAACTGTCCCCCATTCTCTTTGGAGTAATCAAGCACCTTGACATGAGTCTTTTTTGACATATCATCATCGTTGTTATTATAAGGCATGAAAGCAAAGAAATTCAGTTTCTCTGAATTAGGCCAATAGTAAGTTATCGGTCTTTCATTACCATCCAACATCATCCACTCACTATTATCCGAATCGTCCGGGTCGTCAAAATACCACGTTCTCACACCATCTATATATTTGGTGGCAGTAGCGTCCACGTAGGCATAAAGCGTGAAGTTACCTCTTCCTTTTTCCACATTCTTCAAGTCACCTTTTTCCTCAAATAAGGTGGCACGAGACTGCACCATCGGCGTCCACTCCGGCAAGGATAAGGTTATCTCCGTGTCAGACAACAATGGGAAGACATCAGGTTCCTCCTGCTTGGAGCAGGAGGAAGCCGACACCCCAAGCAGGGCGGAGATGCAGAGCATGTCAATCAGCCATCTGTATCTATGTCTTATCATACATCAGTTTATGTTTCATACTGTCTCTACTTATTCATATCGATTGGGGTATCGTTGCCTTTTACAAACTCGTCAACCTTCACTTCATATTCAATCTTGACAAGTACAGGATCGGGATCAGGATCATCGGGATCGGGATCGAGACCGCCGTTGCCTTTGTCGAACGTAAGGGTATAGATGTATTTCTTACCCTGTTCCCAAGTGAAAGAAGCGGGAATGGCAGCCCAGCGAGTTGTGACAGTTCCGTCATCTGCCGTATTACCATAGAGTAGAACATCAGTGTTTTGCTTGCCAGTGGTCAGGTCAGCGACATTCCAAATTGCCATTTTCACGAGGATGAACGTACCATCATTGATCTTGGCTGCA contains these protein-coding regions:
- a CDS encoding InlB B-repeat-containing protein, translating into MKLYPDYIKRWSLGAVAAALFTCIGCTDDMGMNGNGYVTFPSDCLAFTTYLASENTSSATRSSVSNLEIVEEQWALQTTREESGATRGTLTNHLSGSAGVLGFQYGNDENDKTPIAGDDNNLECEFDGNKLVSKDATILWKTITQPHLNVYAYAPYVSTNTTPDPAKPDSIKLDFATAPPTIDYIVPELIARQKDILVARWISQALADPNYKYKTIPLTFNHALTAIRFRVGFKCKVKSVEIRNVYNSGTYNFLDDKWMVNEGSEASYKSSYKISFGDEGKLFDSNDILTLKKDQVEYMILMPQNLPGGAEIVLTCEDKEYRTVVPVSDEEREEEKKWRWEPGKLITYTFYKGQAPETIYFDLALSDVTIKGGGKYSGKVYKDGGLKDVTGDHKDGNHYYVYQSTEKNREGIWTGDVCTPPEYEEVKYTDGRSWSDFITNNTNVDLVIKSWDKDNNALVTAVGREYTSHRIEITGKVTCDLTIDNIYSIYQENRDNHVGEMTPDYRNKAGISFIPGSGVTNAKVTINSVGDNRVGAVHYNNQSNNGNEIIFEGTGSLTVADVDGFMGGDGNSGLENGEKGYWSNHWSSAIGNHDSPPGDDASYGIVINSGIIFAGTTKAENCTAIGGGGNAYGGVTINGGTVTAVATTTGTAIGGGIGFGSAGGVGEVTITGGNVYAYNHANKWDIPSSAIGGAGSKSNYGEKGIVTISGGYVYAKSALGTAIGGGSSYSRYGGDAHITISGGEVFAKTDSKLSASIGGGTGCSNPKEATNPYNHNGGNANITIDGNPIIRTGSIGGGGTGAGDAYIGNATIHIRGGDIQGQFLLSAGTGAGEKPSFTMSGGTIRNSDTADEEYLHVKDDGGAVYLENGTVTINGGAIRNCKAKRGGAIYIIGSLDGTSNASFTMSGGEIKDNEAYRNTGISDKDFVGSGGAIHIIDGDVELKGGIIADNLAAGGNGGGVFIRRGSLRVGESGSAGPVIKDNASEIRETDEDGIYGGGNGGGIYVYSKVADVDVNLKSGKIIGNTADRRGGGLCVIQDNSDKDNKKAVIIIGTEESNDSILQISKNHTLLQGGGVYAKGTNADITINSGTIKGNTVSQYVHNQDVTNEEGSVTLNHGDVKHNVVTFNANDGSENPETSFQNIVTETNSKLVTPEFKRMGYNLVGWNTKPSGAGRSYKNEEIMNIHEDITLYAQWERW
- a CDS encoding fimbrillin family protein, translating into MRKMFYAICGLSIFLFSCREEEADICTDSAQRIYLRATVENTILLSRAPFSLLEPNEDNPLEVAVWASTTSKKFEHVDGANGTNGTVALHTTARFTAGSEQLLDAAVYPKDNAGGTKTVYFVGMHPQGGWTDNATAGETASKTFNGSEDVMFAPQEEGVYGGNVDKEKWPTFKFKHLLTWLRVKVKADSEIVSEAWGKLKSLKVKSSNGNTVTIDLSKEYSSVYNPGALENCVTFSSGDGVTLDFYKTGTNNAFQNESYPLPYKDKFEEVAYVLCAPVIATEHEELDVVKTNEYTLLVETEHRTVEVPVDLKKGESTCFEGSTMNYQFILNLNFKMGNNIVVTVSVDDWELGGISNGVLSPNNTSDGNSDAS
- a CDS encoding fimbrillin family protein, whose amino-acid sequence is MIRHRYRWLIDMLCISALLGVSASSCSKQEEPDVFPLLSDTEITLSLPEWTPMVQSRATLFEEKGDLKNVEKGRGNFTLYAYVDATATKYIDGVRTWYFDDPDDSDNSEWMMLDGNERPITYYWPNSEKLNFFAFMPYNNNDDDMSKKTHVKVLDYSKENGGQFECALPGSASDATEIQEFIYAYESGKTKQGQYNSETKQYDPLTLRFKHPFALINFKLKGGSYRMTVHNIKFSDIHLNGTFSTKPEPNGKWKYTGGAGEYTALIEKRIPNDINYNTNLSDWFIVMPQDLNGVRLTLSATRAADKTNLTETAIEKTFTFSNSEGKEWKWEAGKKYTYVISYGDNQEEIYFNVEVEEDWKLGYEHNIDVE